The sequence below is a genomic window from Fluoribacter dumoffii NY 23.
CATACGCTATGTTTTTTTACGGATGATTCGGCAGAAAAAGCTCCTGGGGAGAGAATCCAGGCCGAACATGAAGCGATTAAAACAAATCCATTTATTCTTCTTAACAATTTATTCCATCCTTTTAAAAAGTTAATCTGTGTAACGCTTTCAACAATAATTTTATTTTCAAAGAGGATATGAGGCCTCTGAAAAAAATAATACTATCAAAAAAAAAGCCTAAAAAACAGAAGGTTACTTGAACCTGCTCGCCCTAATTCCTAATTATTCCCCTACTCCATCGAATGCAAACGAAGACTAACAATCCTAAAACCACCTCCTTTAAAATTGTTCATGAAACCCTTACAATTTGTCTCATTTTTTAATTCAACTCATTACTTTCTGACACTACTTAGTAATGATGGAGGACGGGTAACTGAATAATCTGAATCACCATTCAGCTTGGTGTTGATAAAGATTATAAGTTTCACCACCCTCTTTGTTTCTTGAAAAATATTTCTCATTTTATCCAGAAACCCTGACGATGTGGTCTCTTATTTTTCTCCTTCAATCCAGTAACTGAATGGATCAACGCTTCACTTAAGCACACAAAACATAAAATAATTTAGGTGCAATGGCATCTGCCACCCTTTATGTACTGAAAAGGAATTACATCATGATAAAATTGAATTTACTTCATTTAGCAAGTTACTATCCTCACCTGTCGAAATCATCTATTAAAGCGGTGATTTGGCAAGCGCACCTGTTTATGCAGCAAGTGGAGGAATTAGCTAAATTTTTGCATTTCTATGATCTGCACGATGAAGCCCACATTAAAGATTTTGAACGCTTTTCATTTGCAATGATTCATGTCGTCTTATCGTTAAAAAAAAGAATAGATGCCTTGTATAAAGAAGCTGAAAATGGTGTTCTCATTCATGTAATTTCCCTCCAAAATGAACTTGACCATACCCTGCTTCAAGAACATTTCGCAGCTTTTTTTTTAAAATGCGCTGAACTTCAAAAAAATATTAAAAATCTCTTCGATAAAAGACTGGAGTACACGGCTAAAAACCTGAGCGCAGAAAACAGCTGTGATCAAAACCTTGAAAATGAACTTCGTGGATCGATAAACACTCTCCGTAGCCAACTCAATGACTTAAAGCAGAGTACACATGCGTTAACAGTGTGTATGCAGCGTTCTTGTTTAAGTGGGAATCAAGACGCGGTTTCTTCTGTTGAGCCAACGAATAGGGACCATCTTTTCTTTTCCATGCCAGAAGAAATAAAAGTCAGTATTTTAGCTCATTTAAACGTAGAAGATTTATTAACCGTTCAAATTGCCTCCAAAAAATTGTTGACTACAGCAGCAACAGCTTTTGCTGTACACTTCAAAAAGAAACCAGCACAAGTTTTAGCCCATTTAAACCAACTCACCCCAGAAAAAGCTTATGCGTTTGTCGAGGGCTATCGACGTACGAGTGAGTACAAAGCGCTAACATGCCTGGTGGAGCAAAAACTGCCGATGTCTAACCTGGAGATCGCATGCTATATGCTGACTCGTCATCATAATCAGTTTCCTGATCTGGAACAATTGAAGATTACTTGCAATGACCCGCATATCGATCTGAATACAAGAGACCATTTACTCGTGCTTATGAAAAATGTCCCTACGATAGACGGGTATCGATTATTTTATTCACCTGCTTATATTGAACAAAATAATAAGTTATTCGTTTTATTTCAGCAAAATTACCCTAAAAGATACATCAATCTTTTACCCTCGATCGACTTGGAAAAAATAGAATTAATAGGTGCTGATTTATCCTACGCACCATTATCCCATACCCACATTCGTAACACAGATATGTCTGCAATGAACCTTTTTCACGCTAACTTAAGCTATGCAGATTTGAGATACAGCACCCTAAAGCAAACCAATTTGCAGCAGGCAAATCTAGCCTGGGCTAATTTGAATGGAGCCCGGTTTATAGGAACTTTAATCGATGGGGCAAATTTCACAGGGGCAAATCTAGGTAATGCTCAGTTTATTAATGTGGATATGCGCACAATAGATTTGAGTCAAGTTCATGTGGAGTGGTGTTATTTAAGTAATGTGCGCCTTGTCCCGAATAGTGCTCTTGAAGATACAGATAAACTCGACGCTTTTTTTTGCTCTTTTGAGAAAACGCTGATGACTCACCCCCTGGGAAGCCAAATGAAGTTGCGCTGGCACATGCTAAAAGATTTAAAACAGTTATTGATGCGCTTTTCCCTCTCTCCGGAAAACAAGATGATTTATTTTAAGCTCATACTCACGCATTATCCACTGGAAACGTTCTCGCGTTTTTTATTCATTAAAATGAAACATCCTTTGAAAAAACTCTTTGAAAAAAAAGGGTTAATTCAAGTGGACGACACCCAGGAAAAAATCGGGTTCCCCCTGCAAGAAGAAGTCATTTCAATTTTAGATAAGCTTCAAGATCGCCTAGACCATGCTGATGACGCCTCAGAAATTTATTTATCTGACCTGGCCGACAAATTCAACCAATGCTTTACCCGAGTTCCTGGGTTAACTAATGTGAATCAAATTTGTCATTTATCCAGTCATTATTTTTTTCTTCTGCAACTTTTCTATTACTATAAACCATTATCCTATAAAAATTCGGTCAAGCCCTATTTGGTAAATTGTTCCGCAAATACGTTGAAGGCCCCACAGCCGCCACAGAAATATGCCAGTCAAATATTTGATGGCGAACTGTTTGACATAAAGCGATTACAAAAAATTAACCCTGAAGAGTTGTACTCTTATCTTTATGGTGAGGAAGATTTTGTTACCAAGGAAGAGAAAACTGGGTTAAATAGGGTCAAATTGGGGGGATTACTCATCAGCTATACCCCAGGTTGGATAGGAACATACACCTCTACAGTCGAAATAATTGATTTTCAGAACAAAAAACTAGAATTTGGGTTTAGCATCGATGGTAAGGATAATTTTTTAAAGCCAGAACTCTCCTACCCTTTGAATATGCTCAATTATGATGTATTAACTCATTATGGCAGTGGCTTAGACCCTGATAAAATCGCTGATATTCGAGCAGCGCTTGAGCTGAGGAAAAATCTTGTCAATTATATTCTTGCAACCCAACAAGGGCCTCTCCCCGAGATGATTCCTCTGACAAGAATAGTGCCACTTACTAAAAAAGATGATACGCAAGCGGTGGTAAACAGATCAAATCACCTGACCGAAGCTCCATTACCTGGAAACAGCCCGCATGGCTTATTTTATCGAAAGACTGATTGCGATTTTTCTTTGACAGTAGCTGAAAAAATATCTTGCCTGCTGACGTGAGTGCATTTGAGGCCAACGTTTCGTGGCCTCAAAAAAAAACAGGAGTTATCTATTTCGATAAAGAGGCAACCAACCCGCCTAACTCAAAAATTCCCTTGGCAAATACTGCAGCAGCATACCCGGTCCGCGCTGACTCGCTTCTCATAGTAAGCGGGCTGGGAAATGGATTAGAAGGACTAAATGCTAATCCGTCTGCTACACCCCATAAAACCCCCAAGGCAGTAGTGGCCTTATCCAGGGGAGAGCTTTCACTTTTTTCTGAGTTATTGACGCCTTGTTGCGATGTCTTGCCTACAGTACTTTCGTACAGGCTAGTATATTCAGAGGCAGCCCGCATTACTTCCTTACCTACAGGCGTGGTACTCAATTGTTTTTTATGCTTTAAGAGATCCGCGGCAAACTGATCTCTGGAGTAACTGGCAGGCCATGAGTCAATTTCTTTCGCGGGTAATTTAAATGGCATGGGGGTTTGATTGCGAATGAGGGTATTGAGCAGAATCATAAAGTACATATCTGCTATTTTTTTACTTGACTCATCACTTAATTGTATTTGATTGCGGATGGAGCCAGGAGCATGGCCTGCTGAGAATAAATGCATTGCATCTTTTTCTTCGGGCGTCCATTTCTCAGCCGCTATCATTTCCTGAGCTACTTGTTTATATGTTTGTTTAAATTCAGAAACGGATCGCATGTTATTAAGATCTTTTTTGATCGGGTGTGAATAACTTGGCATAATTGTCCCCAATTAGTTACGTCTTTAAATGATTATAGTAAATTTTAACATCGAAAGATTAAAAGAACCTTATATCCCCGGGAGTTTGATAAAAACTTGGGGGGAAAATTATTGAATTATGCCGGCACTAATCGACTTTTCGACTAATGGTTCCTGAACAGATAAAGGAGGGGATTGTTTTTTATTTGCAACTCTATTTTGTTTCATACACTTCAGCGAGCAAAATTAACGTTTGGCAACCGTTAATACCTCTACAACGGGGCTGTACTTTCCGCTAATCTCTTGTTGCGAAATCCTGGAGGGATTTCTTGTACATGCATGCTCTCATGCACATCACAAACATAGCCCAGCCTATATTCTCCAGGGACTCCATTCATTCTCCACCTCACTCAGAGAGGGGTAAATAATAGCTGGCAACTGGCTATTTTTCCCCTCAATTTCTGTGTATGATTCCCGCCAACTTTGTCTTCATTTTAATAAAAGGGGAGTTTTATGGGGCAATTTGTAAATAATATCCTACGAACCAAAAATATGGTGGCTTTGCTGCAGGCTATGGGTATTCCTTTAAACACTGAGCAAGTCACATGCAAGGATGAGCGGGTCATTTTCAATTCAAAAACCATTAATGATGGTGATACTTTAGCAACTAACTTGCAAGAGCTCCTGCAACAAAATGGGGTAAAGCCAGTTGTCAGAAGAGTCACTGTCGCCAACTTGCTTGCTGATGAAATTAATCAGGGGATCAGCCTTGATGGTGCCGCCGAGGATCACAAAAAATCATGTCTGGCAATCCTTGGAGTTTTGCAATTGGGCTCTGTTTTCACATTGGATGAAGAACAGGAGTATTTTCATATTCCTCTTCCATCTTCCGCTTACGCTCCGTTATTTAATTCTTTGCATTATCAATACATGAGTATCGAAGGGGGATTGATAAAATTCAACATCAAAGAGTTTTTAAAAAATCATAAACAAGAACTTGTCCTTGTAGATGGCGCAAACCCTTTGCTCTTTGCCCACTCAGACTCATTTGAAAAAAAGAAGGTTTTTTATGCTGAGAAAAAAGTAAGTGAGGATACAGTTGAAGTCACTCCCTACTTTTTCGTTCCTGATGCACTGACACCGCCGGTTTATCATTTTGTTTTAGATACCAGCGGCAGTATGGAGGGCAAGCGTTTGACAACCTTGAAAGAAAGCGTAATCAAATTTGCCGATGCCTTGTTTGAATTCCAGCCAGAAGCGACCATACATATCACTGAATTCAACAGCACGACTCAAGAGCCAAGGAGTTTTCAAAAGCACAACCTTGCTGGGCTGACCCGTTACATTAATAATTTAAGCGCAGCCGGAATAACCCGTCTTTATGGAACCGTTTCCGAACAGCTGTACATGCTTAGCCAGTCAACACAGCATAATAACATTTTATTATTTACTGACGGTGAAAATACTGAAGGCAATACAGGAACATTAACCACAGAACTTGAACTGGCACTTGCCCTATTGCAGCAGAACTCTGATTTAACTACGGTACGCAACAAATTTTTCATTTTGAGTTATGGCATTAACCAGCCTGAAATTTTGCATAGAATAACCAAAGCATTTGGCTCACTTGTGCTTGATACCCATACTATCGACTTCTTTCAAGCTTTATCCGAAGAAGGGAAGTTGCAGGAATGGGCAGCAGCCAGGGAATTATTCACTTGTCGACTGGAAATTGCTGGCAGCTCCAATCTGGCCCCAGAAGCAGAAGAGTACGTTTACTCCCTTGATATGTCAGGACAATTCGTTGCCTTAAAATCAAAACAGTACAAGTCTGGAGAAATCTTGCATTTAATGGTTAAAGACAGCAGCGGTACCACCCTCCTGGATGACACAAAACCATTTGCCAAAAAGTCTCTCCTCTTACCTGGCAGCGCGAAGGCAGCCTCGCACTTGGGGGTGTTTGCAGTACAGGATAACAATACCAAGGTTGAGGAGGACAAGTTAGAGCTCTCATCAGTAATCTAATTGCACTCAAGTGAAGCCATGGGTGAGCCCCTAAAGTTCATGCCATGGCTTTTACGGCTCTAATATGCCTCTTGTTGCCGGATCGTTTCTTTCCTTCTGTCAAAAATTATTTTCCCCAGATGATGTTATGCTCCTGAAATGAATTAAAATAACCTTTTTTCAAATAATCAGGCATGAAGTACTCAAGGAATATATAAATTGAGCTTTAAGAATAACGCAGATAAAGATTTCTTTGGAAACAATATCGTTTATCGGACCATGGATTCTTGGGGTGAAATTTTTGTCATTGACAGAGGAAGTATCAGGGCACTCAATTTCGATCCCGTGTACGATCAGACGGGAATCTATCTCCAATACCCCCATATTCCTGTCCATGAATACACTCGTGTCATGCTGCTGGTTCTAGCCTTCATTAATCCGGGGCACATCACCTTATTAGGTTTGGGCGGCGGAAGTTTAATGCATTGTCTTCACTTTCTTTTACCTGAATGTTTTCTTTTTTGTATTGAATTACGAAAAAAAGTCTACGAAGTTGCTATGAATTTTTTTCAATTACCAAAAAACGAACATATCGAGGTACTGATTGCGAATGCTCAAATTGCCCTCAAGTTTCAAAAGAGTGCAAGCACACAGGTCATTTTTTCTGATATGTACCTGGATTATGGAATGGAGTCATTTCAAGTTCAGCAAGAGTTTATAGAGCATTCACATCGTATTTTGGATGATACAGGATGGCTCGTCATCAATTTTCATGAGCTTCCCGAGAGTGATTCCACATTTATTCAATCACTCCAAGATTATTTTTCAGTACTGTTTATTTGTCCAACAGTAAGCGATAACTATATTTTATTCGCCAGCAAGTCCCCCCTTCAGGAGGAATTCTCAGCTCAGTATCAAAAAAAACTTACTGTATTGGAAAATAGGCTTCATATCAAATTACAGCGTTTGTTTAAAAAAATAAAACCCTATGGAAAAGAAATAAAAGAAGACAATGATTACCTGAACTGTAAAACTGATTTACAATAACAAGGATGCCGTCTAATAAATTGGACTCTAAACCAAAGTACATGCCATGAAAAAAATATTACTACATTCATTCCTGCTGGTCACATCCTGTTTATTAGCCGGATGTTGGACGGTGCAAAAAGGACAAAAATCAGGAGTCATTGTCAAAGTTGCCAAAGAAGGTAAATTTTGGGGAACCTACGAAGGTGAAATGATTCTTGGCGGATTGGAAAATGCCAGCGGCGTGAGTGGCCGTACTTTTCACTTCACCCTGGGACAATTCAAATCCGAACTGGTTCAAGAAGCTGATTTTGCCATGCAAAACAATAAACACGTTATCATTAGCTATCATTGCGATGCCTATACCCTTCCATGGAGTGGGGAGACGAAATGTTTTGTCACGAAAATCAATGTGTTGCCGGATAAATAGCATCCCTAATACTCTGCACCCGAAATCGTTGACGATTTTAAGAAATTTCTTACATCGATTTAAGAAAGTAAGGCGGTGATTCTTTGTGATTTTTTGCTATGATTAACAGCAAC
It includes:
- a CDS encoding pentapeptide repeat-containing protein: MIKLNLLHLASYYPHLSKSSIKAVIWQAHLFMQQVEELAKFLHFYDLHDEAHIKDFERFSFAMIHVVLSLKKRIDALYKEAENGVLIHVISLQNELDHTLLQEHFAAFFLKCAELQKNIKNLFDKRLEYTAKNLSAENSCDQNLENELRGSINTLRSQLNDLKQSTHALTVCMQRSCLSGNQDAVSSVEPTNRDHLFFSMPEEIKVSILAHLNVEDLLTVQIASKKLLTTAATAFAVHFKKKPAQVLAHLNQLTPEKAYAFVEGYRRTSEYKALTCLVEQKLPMSNLEIACYMLTRHHNQFPDLEQLKITCNDPHIDLNTRDHLLVLMKNVPTIDGYRLFYSPAYIEQNNKLFVLFQQNYPKRYINLLPSIDLEKIELIGADLSYAPLSHTHIRNTDMSAMNLFHANLSYADLRYSTLKQTNLQQANLAWANLNGARFIGTLIDGANFTGANLGNAQFINVDMRTIDLSQVHVEWCYLSNVRLVPNSALEDTDKLDAFFCSFEKTLMTHPLGSQMKLRWHMLKDLKQLLMRFSLSPENKMIYFKLILTHYPLETFSRFLFIKMKHPLKKLFEKKGLIQVDDTQEKIGFPLQEEVISILDKLQDRLDHADDASEIYLSDLADKFNQCFTRVPGLTNVNQICHLSSHYFFLLQLFYYYKPLSYKNSVKPYLVNCSANTLKAPQPPQKYASQIFDGELFDIKRLQKINPEELYSYLYGEEDFVTKEEKTGLNRVKLGGLLISYTPGWIGTYTSTVEIIDFQNKKLEFGFSIDGKDNFLKPELSYPLNMLNYDVLTHYGSGLDPDKIADIRAALELRKNLVNYILATQQGPLPEMIPLTRIVPLTKKDDTQAVVNRSNHLTEAPLPGNSPHGLFYRKTDCDFSLTVAEKISCLLT
- a CDS encoding VWA domain-containing protein; protein product: MGQFVNNILRTKNMVALLQAMGIPLNTEQVTCKDERVIFNSKTINDGDTLATNLQELLQQNGVKPVVRRVTVANLLADEINQGISLDGAAEDHKKSCLAILGVLQLGSVFTLDEEQEYFHIPLPSSAYAPLFNSLHYQYMSIEGGLIKFNIKEFLKNHKQELVLVDGANPLLFAHSDSFEKKKVFYAEKKVSEDTVEVTPYFFVPDALTPPVYHFVLDTSGSMEGKRLTTLKESVIKFADALFEFQPEATIHITEFNSTTQEPRSFQKHNLAGLTRYINNLSAAGITRLYGTVSEQLYMLSQSTQHNNILLFTDGENTEGNTGTLTTELELALALLQQNSDLTTVRNKFFILSYGINQPEILHRITKAFGSLVLDTHTIDFFQALSEEGKLQEWAAARELFTCRLEIAGSSNLAPEAEEYVYSLDMSGQFVALKSKQYKSGEILHLMVKDSSGTTLLDDTKPFAKKSLLLPGSAKAASHLGVFAVQDNNTKVEEDKLELSSVI
- a CDS encoding spermine synthase, whose protein sequence is MSFKNNADKDFFGNNIVYRTMDSWGEIFVIDRGSIRALNFDPVYDQTGIYLQYPHIPVHEYTRVMLLVLAFINPGHITLLGLGGGSLMHCLHFLLPECFLFCIELRKKVYEVAMNFFQLPKNEHIEVLIANAQIALKFQKSASTQVIFSDMYLDYGMESFQVQQEFIEHSHRILDDTGWLVINFHELPESDSTFIQSLQDYFSVLFICPTVSDNYILFASKSPLQEEFSAQYQKKLTVLENRLHIKLQRLFKKIKPYGKEIKEDNDYLNCKTDLQ